The region GACCCACAGCCCCCGTTGCTCCAACCAATGCGAGTGTGCCAAACACGACAATTTCCCTCTGCGTTACAAATAAGCAATCACAAGAACCGACAAGGCTGTGCTACGCCTCAATTTGTCAGGCGAAGCACAGATATTCATCTCTCCAGCATCCCCAAAGATCATAACCCGGCGTGACACGCTTGCCGAGTGCTGCCCGTGGGCCACTCTCAGCGATCTGCGGGAATCTATTCACCGTCAGACTTCTCCTCAAAATCCGCATTCAAGATCACATCCCTCAGAATTCTCCTGACCCGAGCTGCCACAAACTTCAGAACACATTACACAACAACACGTTACATCTTTACCAAGCAGAGTCGCAGTCTGCTGCACCAGTTGACTATCATATGGTTCAAGACCTCGGATCAGATTTCAACGTCGGAAATCGAACAAACTTTTTGCTTGAGAACGAAAGATCGCAATGCGAGTGCTGGTCGTCGGACAAGGTGGTCGTGAACATGCGCTGGTTTACCAACTCAAGCGTTCCCCCTCTGTCACCGAAGTTTACTGTGCCCCTGGAAACCCTGGAACTGGCGTTGATGCCACCAACGTCTTCATACAGGCCACAGATACCGCCAAGCTCGTCGAGTTCGCGATCAAGAACAAAATTGATCTCACGGTCGTCGGCCCCGAGATTCCACTGGTCAACGGAATCGTTGATGAGTTTCTCAAAAACGACCTGAAAATCTTCGGCCCCACGAAAAAAGCGGCCGAGCTGGAAGGCAGCAAAAAGTTCGCCAAGGAAATCATGAAAAAGGCGGGCGTCCCTACGGCCGACTTTCGTGTCTTTTCCAATGCCGCCGAAGCGATTTCTTATATTGATGAGCGAACCGACGAACGCTGCGTTGTCAAAGCCGATGGACTGGCTGCCGGCAAAGGTGTGGTGGTCTGCCAATCCAAAGCCGAAGCCCGCGAAGTGATTAAGAAAATGCTGGTGCAGAAGCAGTTTGGCACTGCCAGCCAGCAGATTGTGGTCGAAGATTGCCTCATTGGCGAAGAGGCCAGCATTCTGGCTCTGGTCGATGGTTCAACAATTGTTCCCCTCGAATCGGCTCAGGATCATAAAGCGGCTCACGATGGCGACACCGGCCCCAACACGGGCGGCATGGGGGCCTACAGCCCAGCTCCCATCGTGACTTCCGAACTGACAGATATCGTTGTCGAGAAGGTTCTCGTGCCGATTGTGCATGAGATGAAGCGGGAAGGGCGGCCATTCCGCGGCTGCCTCTATGCCGGCATTATGGTCACGGCCCAGGGCCCGCGGGTCCTGGAGTTCAATGTTCGTTTTGGCGACCCGGAAACTCAGGCTGTGCTCATGCGGCTCAAAAGCGATCTCGGACAGGTGCTGCTCGCGTGTGCCTCAGGAACGCTCGATCAACTCGAACCTCTGGAATGGGACCCGCGTCCATCGGTTTGCGTGGTGATGGCGGCTGAAGGCTATCCCGGTGATTACAGTAAAGGGAAGCCAATTCGTGGTCTCGATGAAGCGGGCGGACTTCCCGATGTCAAGGTTTTCCATGCAGGGACCAAAATCACTGGCGAGCATGTGGTCACCGATGGTGGGAGAGTACTCGGTGTCACAGCCGTTGGTGACGACTTACCACAAGCCAAACTGCACGCCTACCAGGCGGTGAAATGCATCCGCTGGGACGGCGCCTGGTGCCGCAAAGACATTTCGGACAAGGCGATTCGCAAGTCGGTTAAGTAGCCTTCTTCCAACTGATAGAGCGAATTTTGACCATCTTCAAGTTTGGTCGATCTATTTTCGTTACTGGAGAATTCGGTTAAAAAAAGAAGCTCCCCACTGTACTTCGAGAAAAAAGAGTTCATGAAAGCGCCTCGTCTTGGCAGCGTAAGACCTTAGCTTTACAAGCCAATTGATATGCGAGAGCCGCCATACCTACTTGAAATCCGGTCGAGCACTGGTCTGAATCAGTACCGGTGAATTGACATCGGTGATATCGTAGAGGTTGACGGATGCACGAGAAAGGCCATATCGCAAATGGTAGTGTCGCCCTGCCATTGCATCGAAAGTCAGGGGATAGAAGTCATACGGCTCCCGATCAGCAACGACTTGTAAGGTCGTGGCTCCAGTCGAAATTCTATATTGCTCTTTAGAGCGCCAGAACGAAGTTGGCTGAGAGTTAATCGCGAACACAATCGGCCCGCGATCTCCCCAGTACAGTCGAGCGTCAGCAGTCACCAAAGCGTGAGGAGTATTGGCGTCAACGTTCGAAAATTGATTCTGTTTGGCACAACTCGAAACGGTAACCACAGCAAAGCATACCGACATCATTAAAGCTTGCGTGGTTCGATCGCCGGATGAAACTTTCCTCATCATTCATTGCCTGATAACTGACTCAGCAGCAACGGGCCACCGCCAAACCCATCATTCACAACTCACTCACTAACAGCTTCGGTTACCCCTAACGGACAACTGCCTCTTCGCTGTGCCGCTTCAAGTTTTTAGCCCATTGCCTGCCGCATTTTGCTTTCCATCATTTCGATGGTTATGCTCGACGCCATAGGGCATACCTGATGACAGGAATTGTCGCTCGTGGCATGCATGAAACGTGCTATGATCGTAAGAACATTTTAAGAAGTCCAGAAGTTTATGTCATCTCCAGCAAATTCACGATTTCAGGTCGATCTGCGAGGTATGATCGAACTTTTATCAGAACACCTTTATAGCAGCCCATCTGTTTTTGTCAGAGAGTTATTACAAAACTCGGTCGATGCGATTTCCGCCCGACGGTTGATTGATTCGACACATACGGGGTCTATCGAGATCGAACTGACTGGCGAAGGCACAAACTCTCCGACGATTGTGATTACAGATACAGGCATAGGTCTGAATCTCGAAGAAATCGAGCAATTCCTGGCGACCATTGGAGGTTCCTCCAAACGTGCAACGGTTGATCGCCCGGCAGACTTTCTAGGCCAATTTGGTATTGGCTTGCTCGCCTGCTTCCTGGTCACCGATGAAATTGTGGTCATTACACGCTCTGCAAAACCTGCCTCGGATCAAAACCAATCTACAACGGGTCTGGAGTGGCGCGGCAAAGCGGATGGAACCTACACTGTCCGTCAACTCAGCACCGAGATCATGCCGGGTACACAAGTTTTTTTGAAACCCAAAGCGTCGGCCATCTCATTTTACAGACGTGACAAACTGGAAGGGCTGTTACGCAACTTTGGAGATTTCCTTTATCCACCGATCCATTTCCTTTGTGGTACGACTTTTCAGCTGATCAACCGAGATTTTCCCTGGAACTCTTCGGGAGAATTTCACTCCCGTACAGACCTGCTGGCCTTTGGAAAGACACTTTTTGATGTGGAATTCATTGATGCAATTCCCATCCGCTCCGAATCTGGCAAAGCCAGCGGTGTCGCTTACCTATTGCCCAACGAAGTCTCTGCAGGTGTGCGGCAACAACACCGTGTCTATCTCAAAGGAATGCTTGTCTCGGACAAGATCGATAATATCCTGCCGGAATGGGCGTTCTTCGCACGCTGCGTGATCAATGCCGAAGAATTAAGACCTACCGCCTCGCGGGAAATGTTTTATACCAACGATATCTACGATCAAACTCGCAATGAACTTGGGGAATCGATTCGCCAGTACCTGATCCGCATGAAACGATTAGATCCCTTGCGTCTTCAAGAACTCGTCCATATTCACAGTCTCGCGATTCGATCACTTTGCACCCACGACGATGAGTGCCTTAATCTGTTTGCCGATTTACTACCCTTTGAAACGACTCTTGGAGTCATGACATTGGGAGATTTTATTAAAGAGAATCAACTGGTACGTTACGTTCCGTCCATTGATCAGTTTCGCCAGTTAGCTCCTGTTACGACAGCCGAAGGCATTCATCTGTTGAATGCCGGCCATATTTATGATGAACAGATTCTGCTACGCTGTGCCCAGTTACGATCGGATATTCAGATCGAAGCCTTCGACTCCGGCCAGTTAGCTGACCGCCTGGAATCGTTGACTTTCAAGGAACGGGAAGATTCTTTCGAGTTAGCAAAGATTGCAGACCTCGTACTGAGGGAGTACCAATGTGAATCTGAAATCGTAAAATTCCATCCGATGGAGCTACCATCACTTTATATCCAGGGTACTAATTCTGAACTTCTGAGACTGGTAGACCAGGGAAGTGAATCTCAAGATCCTCTATTCAGCTCGATTCTTGGAAATTTCGCTCGATCCGTAGAATCTGGGTACGCCCGTCTGCAGCTAAATTATCGAAATCCATTAATTCAAAGAATTGCCAAACTCTCGAACCGACAAGGTCAAACCTATTGTATTGAAATGCTGTTCGTTCAAGCACTTCTGATGGCTCGTGTTCCTCTGCGCCAGAAAGAAACACGCCTGCTCAATCGAAGCCTGCTGGGAATGATCGAATGGTCACTTGATGAGCGGAAGGGAGACGAGTGTGAGTCATTCTGAAACACTCCAAAGTCGAGCGGATACGCTGCAAGCGTTCGCCCTGAATCATGGTGTCAGCCCTGAAGCATATCTGGCCTGGAAAGAAGTCGCTCAATTACGCGAGGAGATCGGCGATCATGACGGGTTGTTATACGCTAAAATCCGCTGGGGAATGACATGTAGCTTTAGCGGGCATGGCGCGGAGTCATTGCCTCTACTTGCCTGGTGCCTGTCTCAGTGTGAAACCGACGCAAAAATGATGCAGCGATACCGCAGCCATCTCCTCACGTTTTTTCGCAATGTGGCTGGAGGTGTTGCGGATTACGATACTTTATCGCTCCACCAGATCGAACAACTGATCAAACGCCTGCAGCAGCATATGACGTCGGGTCATTCTGGACAACGGGAAATTGCGTTTATACGCTTTACACTTGCCAGTCACACGGGTCATATCAAACGAGCAGAAGAAGCCTATCGGGAATTCATTGATTCACCACGAGATTTGTATTCTCGCTGCCAGGCCTGCGAGACAGATGGAGTCATTCAGTATTTGCTTTTCAAACAAAACTGGGAAGAAGCAATCGCACAAGCTCAACCCGCACTCAAAGGTCTGGCCACGTGTGCAGAAGTCCCTCACAGAACAATTGCGTATGTCCTGCAACCTCACGCGCTTCTGGGCCGTTATGAAGAAGCCGACGCTTTGCAGAAGCGAGGCTACCGCTTAATCCGCAACAATCCAAGATTCTTAAGACATCAAGCACTGCATATTGCCTATCTTCGACATCGAGGGAGATTCGTTGCTGCACTCAATATGATCGAACGCCATTTCCGAAGTGCAGATGAGACACTCATCCCGCTCAGTCAGCTTTACTTCTTCGTCGCCATGCGAAAGGTACTACAAGAGGTCGCTTTTCAAAAATCACGCGTCAAACTTTCGCTTGGAGTTGATTTGCCTGGCCTGCAATCCGATGGATATCAGGAGATCGCCCCGCTTCTGGGTTGGCTCAATTCACGTATCGAATCAAGATTTACGTCTTTTGATCGTCGTAACGAAACGAGTTATATCTCCCAATTGATGCCCAAAGACTTTATCTACTGATAACAAGTATTTAGAACGAATTTCTCCACAGCGTCTCGTTGCTGATCCAGAATCTAATTACGCTGTCTCAAAGCGCCTTGAGACCAGATCCCAACGATTCGGGACGATTTGACCTGATTGATCATCCCTCCCACTCTTCAGACACAATCTGGGAGGCCACAAAAAATACATCAACAGTTGCTGAGTTGTTGTTTTTCATTTTGCCCCAGTCGTTTTTCGATAAACCGGTTGACTCAGGGCACTGGCTCGTTTTACGGTCAATAGACGATCTTCGGGTGAGGATGCTGCTCAACGAGCCCGTGAGTGAATTGTCCGAACTGGGTATCTCCTGGTGAGATCTCCTGACTTTTACAGGAGAAACCGTGGAATACCCCTGCCGATTCTCTAATGACTCAAGGATGTCCCGCCGCATGAGACCTGCCGAAACTTCGATTCCCAGCGCTATGTTCATTTTTCCCACACGACATGTACTCCACCTGACCTGTGCCATCCTGCTGGCTGTGCTTCCTGCAGGCATATCAAGTGCTGCAGAAGACGCACCGGCACCGTCGAACACTTCACCCATCGGCGTCGACCCGTTCCAGCAGATTGACAGTTTGCTCCCCACACCCACGGAATCGCGTCTGGCATCAGGAGCACCGGGGCCGGCTTATTGGCAGCAGAAAGCCAGCTACAAGATCGATGTGACCCTCGATGAAGACAACCGTCGTCTGAAGGGCTTCGAACGCGTTCATTACGAGAACAATTCGCCGCATTCGCTCAATTATCTATGGTTGCAGTTGCAGCCGGATACCTACACCCCCGATTCTCCCGCCACGTTGACTCGAACCTGGTCAGACAATGGGAGTGTCAGCATTGGTGATCTGCAGCGAGCCCTCATACCCGAGACATTCGAAGGTGGCATGAACATTTCTGGAGTGAAAGACGCGACCGGCAAGCCCCTCAAGACGATGATTCATCAAGGTCTGTTGAAGATCGAGTTGCCGGCACCACTCGCCCCACGCAGCAGTTTTGACTTTGAACTGGCGTGGGAATACGCCATCAACGACATCAAGCTTCTTCCAGGCCGCACAGGCTACGAGATGCTCGATGATGGAAACGCCATCTATGGCCTGGCTTACTGGTATCCTCGGATGTGTGCCTACACCGATTACGGCGGGTGGCGCACTAAACAGTTCATCGGGCGAGGCGAGTTTACCGTCGAGTTTGGTGATTACGACGTCACCATTCATGTCCCCGCCGATCATGCACTGGCCGCGACTGGCGAGCTCATGAATCCTGAGGAAGCATTGACTCCGGAACAGCGCGAGCGTCTGAAAAAGTCAGACACATCCGATACACCTGTCTTTATCGTGACCAAAGACGAAGCCGAGGCCAGGCGGAAGGTAAAAACTTTCCCGCAACAGAAGGCTTGGCGGTTCAAAGCAGAGAACGTTCGCGATTTCGCCTTTGCCACATCGCGCACTTTTGTGGTCGATGCCTGGGGAGTTCCCCTCAACGGGCGAACTGTCCGCTGTATGTCGCTGTACCCCAAAGAAGGGATGCCGCTGTGGGATAAATACGCCACACATTCCGTGGCCCAGGCGATTGAAGTCTATTCCGAAGTGACCGGCATTCCTTACCCATGGCCACATTGCACTGCTGTGATGGGGATTGTCAGCGGTGGGATGGAATACCCGATGATCAACTTCAATTCCCCCAAGCCCGAGAAGGATGGCACATATACCGAAACCGTCAAAAATCGATTGATTTCAGTCATCATCCACGAGACAGGACATAACTGGTTCCCGATGATCATCAACAACGATGAGCGGCACTGGATGTGGCTTGATGAAGGATTCAACCAGTTCGTACAAGGGTTTGCCGAGCGTGCCTGGAAGCGTCGTCTGGGAAAATCGGGCGAGCCATCGAAAATCACAGAGTATCTGGTTAACCCGGCTCACCAGCCCATCATGACCCAGCCGGATAACCTCAAAGATGTGGGACGCAACGCGTACGCCAAGACTTCAACAGGTCTGACCATGCTGCGGGAAACCATTCTGGGTCGGGAGGTGTTTGATGCCGCATTTA is a window of Planctopirus limnophila DSM 3776 DNA encoding:
- the purD gene encoding phosphoribosylamine--glycine ligase, whose protein sequence is MRVLVVGQGGREHALVYQLKRSPSVTEVYCAPGNPGTGVDATNVFIQATDTAKLVEFAIKNKIDLTVVGPEIPLVNGIVDEFLKNDLKIFGPTKKAAELEGSKKFAKEIMKKAGVPTADFRVFSNAAEAISYIDERTDERCVVKADGLAAGKGVVVCQSKAEAREVIKKMLVQKQFGTASQQIVVEDCLIGEEASILALVDGSTIVPLESAQDHKAAHDGDTGPNTGGMGAYSPAPIVTSELTDIVVEKVLVPIVHEMKREGRPFRGCLYAGIMVTAQGPRVLEFNVRFGDPETQAVLMRLKSDLGQVLLACASGTLDQLEPLEWDPRPSVCVVMAAEGYPGDYSKGKPIRGLDEAGGLPDVKVFHAGTKITGEHVVTDGGRVLGVTAVGDDLPQAKLHAYQAVKCIRWDGAWCRKDISDKAIRKSVK
- a CDS encoding HSP90 family protein, whose product is MSSPANSRFQVDLRGMIELLSEHLYSSPSVFVRELLQNSVDAISARRLIDSTHTGSIEIELTGEGTNSPTIVITDTGIGLNLEEIEQFLATIGGSSKRATVDRPADFLGQFGIGLLACFLVTDEIVVITRSAKPASDQNQSTTGLEWRGKADGTYTVRQLSTEIMPGTQVFLKPKASAISFYRRDKLEGLLRNFGDFLYPPIHFLCGTTFQLINRDFPWNSSGEFHSRTDLLAFGKTLFDVEFIDAIPIRSESGKASGVAYLLPNEVSAGVRQQHRVYLKGMLVSDKIDNILPEWAFFARCVINAEELRPTASREMFYTNDIYDQTRNELGESIRQYLIRMKRLDPLRLQELVHIHSLAIRSLCTHDDECLNLFADLLPFETTLGVMTLGDFIKENQLVRYVPSIDQFRQLAPVTTAEGIHLLNAGHIYDEQILLRCAQLRSDIQIEAFDSGQLADRLESLTFKEREDSFELAKIADLVLREYQCESEIVKFHPMELPSLYIQGTNSELLRLVDQGSESQDPLFSSILGNFARSVESGYARLQLNYRNPLIQRIAKLSNRQGQTYCIEMLFVQALLMARVPLRQKETRLLNRSLLGMIEWSLDERKGDECESF
- a CDS encoding tetratricopeptide repeat protein — its product is MSHSETLQSRADTLQAFALNHGVSPEAYLAWKEVAQLREEIGDHDGLLYAKIRWGMTCSFSGHGAESLPLLAWCLSQCETDAKMMQRYRSHLLTFFRNVAGGVADYDTLSLHQIEQLIKRLQQHMTSGHSGQREIAFIRFTLASHTGHIKRAEEAYREFIDSPRDLYSRCQACETDGVIQYLLFKQNWEEAIAQAQPALKGLATCAEVPHRTIAYVLQPHALLGRYEEADALQKRGYRLIRNNPRFLRHQALHIAYLRHRGRFVAALNMIERHFRSADETLIPLSQLYFFVAMRKVLQEVAFQKSRVKLSLGVDLPGLQSDGYQEIAPLLGWLNSRIESRFTSFDRRNETSYISQLMPKDFIY
- a CDS encoding M1 family metallopeptidase, whose amino-acid sequence is MRPAETSIPSAMFIFPTRHVLHLTCAILLAVLPAGISSAAEDAPAPSNTSPIGVDPFQQIDSLLPTPTESRLASGAPGPAYWQQKASYKIDVTLDEDNRRLKGFERVHYENNSPHSLNYLWLQLQPDTYTPDSPATLTRTWSDNGSVSIGDLQRALIPETFEGGMNISGVKDATGKPLKTMIHQGLLKIELPAPLAPRSSFDFELAWEYAINDIKLLPGRTGYEMLDDGNAIYGLAYWYPRMCAYTDYGGWRTKQFIGRGEFTVEFGDYDVTIHVPADHALAATGELMNPEEALTPEQRERLKKSDTSDTPVFIVTKDEAEARRKVKTFPQQKAWRFKAENVRDFAFATSRTFVVDAWGVPLNGRTVRCMSLYPKEGMPLWDKYATHSVAQAIEVYSEVTGIPYPWPHCTAVMGIVSGGMEYPMINFNSPKPEKDGTYTETVKNRLISVIIHETGHNWFPMIINNDERHWMWLDEGFNQFVQGFAERAWKRRLGKSGEPSKITEYLVNPAHQPIMTQPDNLKDVGRNAYAKTSTGLTMLRETILGREVFDAAFKEYCRRWAFKRPEPADFFRTMEDASGFDLDWFWRGWFFSTSNNDVEVLAVTRRLLQTGDPAKDKERDDRKEAKLPPSLTEERDANLAKRVDKYDMLKDFYDTYDPHAVTEKKVDRYQKFMERLTPEEKATLANHQLLYEVRIRNNGELPMPLILQLEFDDGSKEIHRYPAEIWRLDGSEFSKLLITAKPLRSVMADPYNETADINYSNNRFPRTIAETDLTITKPTSGEPRTPRPGTPSTPASAAPSSDASNPMREHQEELRRKEQAAKKAEKKPDSAEPKPEPK